From the genome of Palaemon carinicauda isolate YSFRI2023 chromosome 36, ASM3689809v2, whole genome shotgun sequence:
acgatatttgtttacattttggttcTGCCTATCAGTTCCTCCCATATGTTGATTATATTGTTGAACTATCTTTGGGCAGTCAACTTCTACATTCTTTTTCTCATTCTGTGAGTACCTTCTTACTTTGCTTGAGGCATTGTTTGTATGGACTGTTGATGCCACTGATACGACTGCATTATCCATCCATCTACATACCATGATTTTATTCGCCTTGTCTGTAGCGAACTCTGCCATTCCTCTCTTGTTTTTTCATAGAATCAACTGATTTTAGACACCAAACCTTATAGCCAGATCTAATTGGTTTCATTCTGATGCACTGTTTACACCCATGCTTACCAAAATATTCGACCATTGCTTCATCATGAGAGAGTGACTTCATGGGTTGAAAATGCCCAATAAATTTCTTTGTTAGATGTCTAACGAGTGGACGAACTTTGGCATATTTGTCAGTTGTATCTAATttagaattatcagaaaaataaatgaattgaatgattttttaaaatctttttctTCTCATTGCTTGATAAACAGCTTCATTTTTGGTCACAGATGAATTTCTCCAAAACATCCACCGAGAAGATACAGGAACGATGCCAGACACTGTCAAAATTCCAGTGAACACTTTCATTTCATCTTTGGTTACCAAGAAGTCTGTTTCACCTTTGAGAGTTGCATAGATAATTGTCTGATCCACTAACATATtccacatatcatcatcaaaaaATAGTTCGAAAAGTTTAGTTGGAGTAAAATCcctatattttgcataatttggcTCGGGAAACATACAGTCACCAGGTGTGAGAGAAGTGCCAAGACTCCATTTTGGAGTCTTATAGCTATTGATAGGCAAAGAACTATGGGCCGCACCATCATCTTCAGCAGTACGACGATCGTCATGAGAAAAAGCTTCATCATTACCACTCACTTGAGGTTCACAATCATCTTCAGTTGTACGTCGTCCGTCATGGAAAACAGCTTTAGCATTACCAGTTAGTTGTCTGCCGGACAAATTATCTATTAATCCACTATTGTCTTCATCAGTCAATAGGCCCGTATCTGTAGGCTCAATGTAAACTTTTGCATGACTATTGTCTTCTTCTAACAAAACAGCTAAAATGTCATGCATAATCAGGGAtctgaaatatgaaacatgaaatggATTTAGAATATGCTACAAATtcgatattcataaaatatgtgtACACAGAAAAAATGTACCTGCATTAGCTCAGCGAACCATATATGGcacagcaaatataaaatgataCATAGAAAGAAGAATGGATTGGacaaatataaaagttaaatagagaGGTCAGTTTATTACTTGTTCAACACATTAAAAACGGGAATCGATCAAACACTAAACCAGACTGTGGTCTTGTAGCGATCCCtggggacactttcctggaaatctcagaTTATATTTGCAACCAAGGACACCGCAATAGCGTACTCCCTAAAAATATACCCTCTGAAGCAGTACTAACCATAGCCAACCACCTGTATAGCCAATCTTTTTCAGGTTTCTCAATAACCATTTAGGGATTAAAAGGCTTTTCTTGTTCTTAGGGAAATTACCTTTATCGCCTGCCTGCAAccagcagcagaagggtctccccAGGAGGTCTTCTGTAAAGTAATGTTCAAACGATTGTCAAAGGCCAAAAAATATTCAGGTAGGGCATTACATGCAGCGGTAGCCTCCACTGTGACTAATCTTTCcattttacatgatgcatgtaTGATTGTGCGAtttctggtagacacgggtgcttgccattctcttataCTAAGGCC
Proteins encoded in this window:
- the LOC137628650 gene encoding piggyBac transposable element-derived protein 3-like, with product MVIEKPEKDWLYRSLIMHDILAVLLEEDNSHAKVYIEPTDTGLLTDEDNSGLIDNLSGRQLTGNAKAVFHDGRRTTEDDCEPQVSGNDEAFSHDDRRTAEDDGAAHSSLPINSYKTPKWSLGTSLTPGDCMFPEPNYAKYRDFTPTKLFELFFDDDMWNMLVDQTIIYATLKGETDFLVTKDEMKVFTGILTVSGIVPVSSRWMFWRNSSVTKNEAVYQAMRRKRF